Proteins co-encoded in one Rudaeicoccus suwonensis genomic window:
- a CDS encoding cytochrome c oxidase assembly protein, with protein sequence MSPLSASSWLTAWTFSPFGVVLAIILLVPYVAGLLAARRRGHSWPWWRTASYLVLGVGTLLYVTCGPVGVYRDTFFWMFAAQVAVVGSVTPAGLAIGDPIGLFSAATGRTDTWVHRAVRSPVARFFMFPLVSTALDLGGILAVFYTGYAKAAIDSDLVGALLLLQLLFVGLIFVLPVLADDLLPRWATPPVRTFLAFLDGLVDAIPGVLLMTANSLLVPSFPGFSEHAAHLRDGISASLDQQYAGGALLVVAETIGLPMLGAVFAEWLRADAAEARAADALLDARDAADAAAAAGGITRSGSSRMSGSSSRSGDPGSGPRMPGGAGVDSDAPDLPEPDAAAPPESAPAGAQQPWWLTDPRMADRFGHSRHDPDSP encoded by the coding sequence GTGTCTCCGCTCAGTGCATCCTCCTGGCTGACCGCCTGGACGTTCTCACCATTCGGTGTCGTCCTCGCGATCATCCTCCTCGTCCCGTATGTCGCAGGTCTTCTCGCGGCGCGGCGCCGCGGCCACTCCTGGCCGTGGTGGCGCACTGCGTCCTACCTGGTGCTCGGAGTCGGCACCCTGCTCTACGTGACGTGCGGCCCGGTCGGTGTCTACCGGGACACCTTCTTCTGGATGTTCGCCGCCCAGGTGGCGGTCGTCGGGTCGGTCACGCCGGCCGGTCTGGCCATTGGTGACCCGATCGGGTTGTTCAGTGCCGCCACGGGTCGCACCGACACGTGGGTGCACCGCGCCGTGCGCAGCCCGGTCGCACGCTTCTTCATGTTTCCCCTGGTCAGCACGGCACTGGATCTCGGCGGGATCCTTGCGGTCTTCTACACCGGCTACGCCAAGGCGGCCATCGACTCAGACCTCGTCGGGGCCCTGCTGCTGTTGCAACTGCTGTTCGTGGGGCTCATCTTTGTGCTGCCGGTGCTCGCGGACGATCTTCTTCCCCGGTGGGCGACGCCGCCGGTGCGCACCTTCCTGGCATTCCTCGACGGCCTGGTGGACGCGATCCCTGGCGTCCTGCTGATGACCGCGAATTCACTTCTGGTGCCATCATTTCCGGGCTTCTCCGAGCACGCTGCCCATCTGCGCGACGGCATCAGCGCCTCGCTCGACCAGCAGTACGCCGGTGGCGCTCTGCTCGTCGTGGCCGAGACGATCGGGCTGCCGATGCTCGGCGCGGTCTTCGCCGAGTGGCTGCGCGCCGATGCCGCCGAAGCGCGCGCAGCGGATGCCCTGCTGGATGCACGAGACGCCGCCGATGCCGCTGCAGCGGCCGGTGGGATCACGAGGTCCGGCAGTTCGAGGATGTCCGGCAGTTCGAGCCGCTCGGGCGATCCGGGTTCCGGGCCACGCATGCCGGGCGGCGCGGGCGTCGACAGCGATGCTCCGGACCTGCCGGAGCCGGATGCCGCTGCGCCGCCTGAGTCCGCGCCCGCGGGCGCACAGCAGCCGTGGTGGCTGACCGATCCGCGGATGGCCGACCGCTTCGGCCATTCCCGGCATGATCCCGACAGCCCATGA
- the dapB gene encoding 4-hydroxy-tetrahydrodipicolinate reductase gives MSVDPLSPSLRVVVIGASGRMGSQACAAVDAAPDLDLVGRYDAGDDLGELHGADVAVEFSVPDASMGNVAHCVELGVHAVVGTTGWNAERLASLESLLAQHDSVGVLIAPNFAIGALLMMSFARQAAPFYESVEIVEMHHPAKVDAPSGTAARTASIIAAARAEAGLGPVPDATQSDPDGARGATVDGIPVHALRLRGRVAHQEVDLGAEGEALTIRHDSFERTSFMPGVLAGVRAVGSHPGLTVGLENYLGLA, from the coding sequence GTGAGTGTTGACCCGTTGAGTCCATCCCTGCGCGTGGTCGTGATCGGTGCCTCCGGGCGGATGGGCAGCCAGGCCTGCGCGGCAGTTGACGCGGCGCCTGATCTCGACCTTGTGGGCCGGTATGACGCGGGCGACGATCTCGGCGAGTTGCACGGGGCCGACGTGGCGGTCGAGTTCAGCGTGCCGGACGCCTCGATGGGCAATGTCGCCCACTGCGTCGAGCTTGGGGTGCACGCCGTCGTGGGGACGACCGGCTGGAACGCCGAGCGCCTCGCTTCTCTGGAAAGTCTTCTCGCACAACATGATTCGGTAGGAGTGCTCATCGCGCCGAACTTCGCCATCGGTGCGCTGTTGATGATGTCGTTCGCCCGGCAGGCCGCACCGTTCTACGAATCCGTCGAGATCGTCGAGATGCACCACCCCGCCAAGGTCGACGCTCCATCGGGCACCGCCGCCCGGACCGCCTCGATCATCGCCGCTGCCCGCGCCGAAGCCGGGCTCGGACCGGTGCCCGACGCGACGCAGTCCGACCCGGACGGCGCTCGCGGCGCGACAGTGGACGGCATACCGGTGCATGCGCTGCGATTGCGCGGTCGGGTGGCACATCAAGAGGTCGACCTCGGCGCCGAGGGGGAGGCGTTGACGATCCGGCACGACTCGTTCGAGCGCACCAGTTTCATGCCCGGTGTCCTCGC
- a CDS encoding TMEM165/GDT1 family protein: MIDISVIAATFALIFVGELPDKTAIASLVLGTRFPWRWVFAGVASAFLVHVVIAVAAGSVLTLLPHRLVEAVVAVLFFLGAFLIWREGTEDQDQVEAKEEAEADGIPDGAGFWKVSSVGFGIILVAEWGDLTQILTANLAARYGNPVSVGIGAVVALWCVALLAMLGGKTLLKVLPMVWITRIAAVVMTCLGIYSVLNVAGI, translated from the coding sequence GTGATCGACATCAGTGTCATCGCAGCTACCTTCGCACTCATCTTCGTCGGTGAACTGCCAGACAAGACCGCCATCGCCAGCCTTGTGCTCGGCACCAGATTCCCGTGGCGCTGGGTCTTCGCCGGCGTGGCGAGCGCATTCCTCGTTCACGTCGTCATCGCCGTCGCAGCAGGGTCGGTGCTGACCCTGCTGCCGCACCGCCTTGTCGAGGCCGTCGTTGCCGTGCTGTTCTTCCTCGGCGCTTTCCTGATCTGGCGCGAAGGCACAGAAGACCAGGATCAGGTCGAGGCGAAGGAGGAAGCCGAGGCGGACGGCATACCTGACGGTGCGGGTTTCTGGAAGGTCTCCTCGGTCGGTTTCGGCATCATCCTGGTAGCCGAATGGGGCGATCTCACGCAGATCCTCACTGCCAATCTCGCTGCCCGGTATGGCAATCCGGTGTCGGTCGGCATCGGTGCGGTCGTCGCGTTGTGGTGTGTCGCCCTGCTCGCGATGCTCGGCGGCAAGACCCTGCTCAAGGTGCTGCCGATGGTGTGGATCACCCGGATCGCGGCCGTCGTGATGACCTGCCTCGGCATCTACAGTGTGCTCAATGTCGCCGGAATCTGA
- a CDS encoding MFS transporter has product MTEPLVPPSEERRQRTRRRRYEADHPRYKWVALSNTTLGVLMATINSSIVIISLPAIFRGIKLDPLGAGNISYLLWTLMGFLVVSAVLVVALGRLGDMYGRVKIYNLGFVVFTVASVLLSLDPFSGGGGAMWIILGRIIQGVGGAMLMANSAAILTDAFPATERGMALGINQVAAIAGSFLGLIIGGVLSQWDWRAVFWVSVPIGILGTIWAYKSLHELGTSRGGSLDIPGNITFAVGVTAILVAITYGIQPYGGHTMGWTNPWVLAGLIGGALVLVAFCFIETRAKDPMFSMSLFKIKAFSAGNFAGLLASIGRGGMQFMLIIWLQGIWLPLRGYSYESTPLWAGIFLLPLTAGFLIAGPASGYLSDRFGARAFASGGLLINAATFIGLVLIPVDFSYWIFATLLFLNGIGSGMFSAPNTTAIMNSVPANQRGAASGMRATFFNAGTSLSIGIFFSLMIVGLSQHLPNAMRTGLIAQHVPADVAGQVASLPPVGSMFAAFLGFNPIESILKPTGVFAHMDPSNVQTLTGKEFFPHLLSGPFHDGLVVVFGAAAIMMIVAAIASLLRGSKYVHEDGSDVDADDAPSDSDGPQTDAPVDGPAADDALADAGQRA; this is encoded by the coding sequence GTGACAGAACCACTCGTCCCGCCATCCGAAGAACGGCGCCAGCGCACCCGCCGGCGTCGTTATGAGGCAGACCACCCGCGTTACAAGTGGGTGGCGCTGTCCAACACCACCCTTGGCGTGCTGATGGCCACCATCAACTCCTCGATCGTGATCATCTCGCTGCCGGCGATCTTCCGCGGCATCAAGCTGGACCCGCTCGGAGCCGGAAACATCAGCTACCTGTTGTGGACGCTGATGGGCTTCCTGGTGGTGTCCGCCGTGCTGGTGGTCGCACTCGGACGACTGGGCGACATGTATGGCCGGGTCAAGATCTACAACCTCGGCTTCGTGGTCTTCACCGTCGCATCGGTGTTGCTGTCTCTCGACCCGTTCTCCGGTGGCGGCGGAGCGATGTGGATCATCCTCGGCCGCATCATCCAGGGTGTCGGCGGAGCGATGCTCATGGCCAACTCGGCCGCCATCCTGACCGATGCCTTCCCTGCCACCGAGCGCGGAATGGCGTTGGGAATCAACCAGGTTGCCGCGATCGCCGGCTCGTTCCTCGGTCTGATCATCGGTGGCGTGCTGTCGCAGTGGGACTGGCGCGCGGTCTTCTGGGTCAGCGTGCCGATCGGCATCCTCGGCACGATCTGGGCTTACAAGTCGCTGCACGAACTCGGCACCTCCCGCGGAGGGAGCCTCGACATACCCGGCAACATCACCTTCGCTGTGGGCGTCACCGCGATCCTTGTCGCCATCACCTACGGCATCCAGCCGTATGGCGGTCACACGATGGGCTGGACCAACCCGTGGGTGCTGGCCGGGCTGATCGGCGGGGCGCTGGTGCTGGTGGCCTTCTGCTTCATCGAGACCCGCGCCAAGGACCCGATGTTCTCGATGAGCCTGTTCAAGATCAAGGCCTTCAGCGCCGGCAACTTCGCTGGTCTCCTCGCCTCGATCGGCCGAGGTGGCATGCAGTTCATGCTCATCATCTGGCTCCAGGGCATCTGGCTGCCGCTGCGCGGTTACAGCTACGAATCGACCCCGTTGTGGGCCGGCATCTTCCTGTTGCCACTGACCGCCGGCTTCCTGATCGCCGGTCCGGCGTCGGGCTACCTGTCGGACCGTTTCGGCGCACGCGCCTTCGCCAGCGGCGGCCTGCTGATCAACGCCGCGACCTTCATCGGCCTGGTGCTGATCCCGGTCGACTTCTCGTACTGGATCTTCGCGACGCTGCTGTTCCTCAACGGCATCGGCTCGGGCATGTTCTCCGCGCCGAACACCACGGCGATCATGAACTCCGTCCCCGCCAACCAACGCGGCGCGGCCTCCGGCATGCGAGCGACCTTCTTCAATGCGGGCACCTCACTGTCGATCGGCATCTTCTTCTCGCTGATGATCGTCGGCCTGTCACAGCACCTGCCGAACGCGATGCGCACCGGTCTGATCGCCCAGCACGTGCCCGCGGATGTGGCCGGCCAGGTGGCGTCGTTGCCGCCGGTCGGGTCGATGTTCGCAGCCTTCCTGGGCTTCAACCCGATCGAGAGCATCCTGAAACCGACGGGTGTCTTCGCACACATGGATCCGAGCAACGTGCAGACGCTCACCGGCAAGGAGTTCTTCCCGCACCTGCTGTCCGGTCCGTTCCACGACGGTCTGGTCGTGGTCTTCGGCGCCGCCGCGATCATGATGATCGTCGCCGCGATCGCCAGTCTGCTGCGCGGCAGCAAATACGTGCACGAGGACGGTTCCGACGTCGACGCGGATGACGCTCCGAGCGACTCCGACGGTCCGCAGACCGATGCGCCCGTCGACGGCCCGGCCGCCGACGACGCACTCGCGGACGCCGGTCAGCGCGCCTGA
- a CDS encoding HD domain-containing protein encodes MTGLLDSWVRAITELSPTADPAQARRDGEGLLLRWNEGHRSYHTAQHLNEVLSALNLLGGADRPAERALATLAAWLHDAVYDVTAEAGASERASATLATAVLTGLGCREDIATAVEQLILMTTTHQSRSADPVGDALHDADLWILAAPMPRFRQYCEQVRTEYRHVPDPAYAEARTGILCALVDRADVYRTARAREEWTAAARSNVASELRSLSTLLPDRAR; translated from the coding sequence ATGACAGGACTGCTCGACAGCTGGGTCCGCGCGATCACTGAGCTGTCACCGACGGCCGATCCCGCGCAAGCTCGGCGCGATGGTGAAGGCCTGCTGTTGCGCTGGAACGAAGGCCACCGCAGCTATCACACCGCCCAGCACCTGAACGAGGTGCTGAGCGCGCTCAACCTCCTCGGTGGCGCCGATCGGCCGGCTGAGCGAGCCCTGGCGACCCTCGCTGCCTGGTTGCACGACGCCGTGTATGACGTGACCGCCGAAGCCGGCGCCAGCGAACGCGCCAGCGCCACTCTTGCGACCGCCGTCCTGACCGGACTCGGCTGCCGGGAGGACATCGCGACCGCAGTCGAGCAGCTGATCCTGATGACGACCACCCACCAGAGCCGGTCGGCGGATCCGGTCGGGGATGCCCTTCACGACGCCGACCTGTGGATCCTTGCTGCTCCGATGCCGCGGTTTCGGCAGTACTGCGAGCAGGTGCGAACCGAATACCGGCACGTTCCGGACCCGGCCTACGCCGAAGCACGCACCGGCATACTGTGCGCTCTGGTCGATCGGGCAGACGTCTACCGCACCGCTCGCGCCCGCGAGGAGTGGACCGCGGCCGCCCGCAGCAACGTCGCGAGCGAGCTACGGTCACTCAGCACGCTCCTGCCTGACCGCGCACGCTGA